A part of Acropora palmata chromosome 6, jaAcrPala1.3, whole genome shotgun sequence genomic DNA contains:
- the LOC141885435 gene encoding protein MFI-like, which translates to MTERISYEEARRILECADLPGCPSKHCQALLSTKELRRKAIRDKKDEQESKNSAAIEIQRVWRGYEARCKLFGILHSDESVKSTFFSSRFMQNLSRLSDVQTVTPTLPQPQEPHLPDNALPKTKKKYEEYCECTIREQGPSYKLMTYKEFCAVLIQDWWRAMLLNPNMPWPPPPNTADDFSEKVTECMGTADSEGSGKKRILDREEAAKIIQRSWRKHIDVQVYRYYRDLINFKSRGDPSSMLKCINPREAELLDAAAGVHIKFRLAGEKFPPNIYYKIFTHRNIVDMCANAPRDYTQATTKRLPAECIHNSGYSTEGDERSGWYQRWENNGWRLVSDRVMRRVDQDPVVYESTLEKRLFDHSKLVRRQDLARKRKRKKLDWMKKMYKEGMLKARLGEDEETDHMVKSVAAGMMTITETQGHDAVEDWEVDELLEWTNGLNFDQYLYEWKEVATSAGSEFLSEKTQFLPDDPYSLTLMSR; encoded by the exons ATGACCGAGAGGATCAGCTACGAAGAGGCCCGAAGGATCCTAGAATGTGCTGATTTACCTG GATGTCCCTCAAAACACTGTCAAGCGTTACTTTCTACTAAAGAACTGAGACGG AAGGCAATTCGTGATAAGAAAGATGAACAAGAGAGCAAGAATTCTGCAGCCATTGAAATTCAACGTGTGTGGAGGGGCTATGAAGCCAG ATGCAAACTTTTTGGAATACTTCATTCAGATGAAAGTGTCAAGTCTACGTTTTTCAGCAGTAGATTCATGCAAAACCTATCCAGACTTAGTGATGTTCAAACAGTCACCCCAACACTCCCTCAGCCACAGGAACCCCATCTTCCCGACAATGCCTtgccaaaaacaaagaagaaatatgAGGAGTACTGTGAATGTACAATAAGAGAACAGGGGCCATCTTATAAACTAATGACATACAAAGAATTCTGCGCCGTGCTTATTCAAGATTGGTGGCGTGCAATGCTATTGAATCCCAATATGCCATGGCCTCCACCTCCAAACACAGCTGATGATTTTTCAGAAAAAGTAACTGAATGCATGGGCACAGCAGATTCAGAAGGTTCAGGAAAGAAGAGAATCCTTGACAGAGAGGAGGctgcaaaaattattcagaGATCATGGAGAAAACACATT GATGTGCAAGTGTACAGATATTACAGAGATCTGATCAACTTTAAAAGTCGTGGTGATCCATCTTCAATGCTCAAATGTATAAACCCTCGAGAG GCTGAACTCTTGGATGCGGCTGCTGGAGTCCACATTAAATTTAGGTTGGCTGGA GAGAAATTCCCTCCAAATATTTACTACAAGATTTTCACACATCGGAACATTGTGGACATGTGTGCGAATGCCCCAAGAGATTACACACAAGCCACAACAAAACGACTTCCAGCAGAATGCATTCATAACAGTGGGTACAGCACTGAAGGAG ATGAGAGATCAGGTTGGTATCAGAGATGGGAAAACAATGGCTGGAGGCTGGTGTCCGACCGAGTAATGAGACGAGTTGATCAAGATCCTGTTGTGTATGAGTCCACATTGGAAAAAAGACTCTTTGATCACAGTAAG CTGGTAAGAAGGCAAGACCTTGCGAGAAAACGAAAGCGAAAAAAATTGGATTGGATGAAGAAGATGTACAAGGAGGGCATGTTGAAGGCGCGGCTCGGAGAAGATGAGGAGACCGATCACATGGTGAAATCTGTTGCTGCTGGAATGATGACCATCACAGAAACACAAGGACATGATGCCGTGGAAGATTGGGAAGTGGATGAACTACTGGAATGGACAAATGGACTGAATTTTGATCA ATACCTGTACGAATGGAAAGAAGTTGCCACCAGCGCAGGATCAGAATTTCTATCAG aGAAAACCCAGTTTTTGCCCGATGATCCGTACTCATTGACGCTTATGTCGAGATGA